One part of the Corynebacterium aurimucosum ATCC 700975 genome encodes these proteins:
- a CDS encoding HAD family hydrolase, with translation MKIAALDMDGTVYVNEDITEAVKEAITAWRDAGNLAISATGKSIANARNTLEPFGVELDYHVLYNGTVITDGDYCILHEEHLPSDIVQAVINRYTGLPLNIYLTGLSGADQVAWDGLAGRESSMVANTEVVDPGDVAKRSTVLMSLWIPGNAELRREVDEWVRANCAVESSFNCDFYDIMPPGHNKGEGLTRLLDHLGHEEAELYTFGDSFNDLSMHSIATESFTFPGTQIADEVDHVVPDVAAGLSLLLDR, from the coding sequence ATGAAGATTGCGGCTTTGGACATGGATGGCACCGTTTACGTCAACGAGGACATAACTGAGGCCGTAAAGGAAGCCATCACCGCGTGGCGGGACGCTGGCAATCTCGCCATCTCCGCGACGGGCAAGTCCATCGCCAATGCACGCAACACACTCGAGCCATTCGGCGTGGAGCTGGATTATCACGTGCTCTACAACGGCACTGTCATCACAGACGGGGATTACTGCATCCTCCACGAGGAACACCTGCCTAGCGATATCGTCCAAGCCGTCATCAACCGATACACTGGGCTGCCGTTGAACATCTACCTCACTGGCTTGTCTGGAGCCGACCAGGTGGCGTGGGACGGTCTGGCTGGCCGGGAATCCTCGATGGTGGCGAATACGGAAGTGGTGGATCCGGGGGACGTCGCCAAGCGCAGCACCGTTCTCATGTCCCTGTGGATTCCAGGCAACGCTGAGCTGCGCCGCGAGGTTGACGAGTGGGTCCGTGCGAATTGTGCAGTCGAGTCGTCCTTTAACTGCGATTTCTACGACATCATGCCGCCCGGGCATAACAAGGGTGAGGGCTTGACAAGGTTGCTTGATCACCTCGGCCACGAAGAAGCTGAACTCTACACCTTCGGCGACAGCTTCAATGATCTCTCGATGCATTCCATCGCCACCGAGTCCTTCACGTTCCCGGGAACACAGATCGCCGACGAGGTGGACCACGTGGTCCCCGACGTCGCCGCGGGCCTCAGCTTATTGCTCGACCGCTAA
- a CDS encoding HAD family hydrolase, whose amino-acid sequence MKLAAFDLDGTIYFDGHMPEEVPEAIAQWRAAGNLAVVATGKSPYSARRALEPFGVDFDYYLLCNGTVITDGSYELLYENHVPPEVVRAVYERVRDIPKLDLYCTRLEGPDGHLVRNVEGVHNPIISEPVPVSPERIEKEVFPLVAAWTPGDPELQKEIAQWVTDRFPVGTAMNRNFFDITPSGHDKGFALTWLLEHLSRERSEIELITLGDGHNDLPMHALADVSLTFPWAHPEIQKACTAVVDSSMKGLIHYGA is encoded by the coding sequence ATGAAGCTAGCCGCCTTCGACCTCGACGGCACCATCTACTTCGATGGGCATATGCCTGAGGAAGTCCCAGAGGCCATTGCCCAGTGGCGCGCTGCGGGCAACCTCGCCGTCGTGGCCACGGGCAAATCTCCCTATTCGGCCCGCCGAGCCCTCGAGCCTTTTGGCGTCGACTTCGACTACTACCTGCTCTGCAACGGCACGGTCATCACGGATGGTTCCTATGAGCTGCTCTACGAAAACCACGTGCCACCCGAGGTAGTCCGTGCTGTGTATGAGCGGGTTCGTGATATCCCGAAGCTCGACCTCTACTGCACGCGCTTGGAAGGCCCCGATGGCCACCTCGTGCGCAATGTAGAGGGCGTACACAATCCCATCATCAGCGAGCCCGTTCCGGTTTCACCCGAGCGCATCGAGAAGGAGGTCTTTCCCCTCGTCGCCGCCTGGACGCCGGGTGACCCAGAGCTACAGAAAGAGATTGCGCAGTGGGTGACGGACCGCTTTCCCGTCGGCACCGCGATGAACCGAAACTTCTTCGATATCACGCCGTCCGGCCACGACAAGGGCTTCGCCTTGACGTGGCTGCTTGAACATCTTAGCCGCGAGCGTTCCGAGATTGAGCTCATCACTTTAGGTGATGGCCATAATGACCTGCCTATGCACGCGCTTGCCGACGTCTCCCTTACCTTCCCCTGGGCGCACCCCGAGATCCAGAAGGCGTGCACCGCGGTGGTGGACTCGTCCATGAAAGGTCTAATACACTACGGGGCATGA
- the ligA gene encoding NAD-dependent DNA ligase LigA — MSDAVDIQREWSELAQEVRKHRELYYNGEPSIPDADFDELFQRLLALEAEHPELQTPDSPTQQVGAAPEGAVDIEHLERLYSLDNVFSAEELQDWLDRTPAEAYLTELKIDGLSIDLVYRDGKLVTAATRGDGRVGEDITANARVIPDIPHELTGTDEYPVPSLVEVRGEVYMRPDEFEEINAARREDGKPTFANPRNAAAGGLRMKDPEDVKKRRLHMVCHGIGARERFQPTSQHDAYKALEAWGFPVSPYTQRVTTAKEVQERVTYWEEHRHDAYFEMDGLVIKVDDLASQRALGATSRAPRWAIAYKYPPEEVTTKLLNIEVGVGRTGRVTPFAIMEPVFVSGSTVSMATLHNQFEVKNKNVLIGDTIIIRKAGEIIPEVLGPVLDKRDGSETEWVFPENCPACGTKLAPQKEGDQDWRCPNTRSCPAQLAARLEYLASRKALDIGELGEKAAADLISSGVLEDEADLFDLDEQALLKSSVYTTQKGALNASGKKLLENLKTARQAEFWRVLVALSIRHVGPIAARALATRFGSMEVLRAASVEELADTDGVGTIIAESFKQWFEVDWHDNIVQKWTAAGVTMEEESSDKPAQTLEGITVVVTGTLENFTRDSAKEAIITRGGKASSSVSKKTNYVVVGENAGSKEQKARDLGLTILDEEGFTRLLETGEA; from the coding sequence GTGAGTGATGCAGTAGATATCCAACGCGAATGGTCCGAGCTTGCCCAGGAAGTGCGCAAGCACCGCGAGCTGTACTACAACGGTGAGCCCTCAATCCCGGATGCGGACTTTGATGAGCTCTTCCAGCGCTTGCTAGCGCTTGAGGCGGAGCACCCGGAGCTGCAGACCCCGGATTCGCCGACCCAGCAGGTGGGCGCAGCCCCGGAAGGTGCCGTCGACATCGAGCACTTGGAGCGCCTGTACAGCTTGGACAATGTTTTTAGCGCCGAGGAGCTGCAGGACTGGCTGGACCGCACGCCGGCCGAGGCTTACCTTACTGAGCTGAAGATTGACGGCCTGTCCATTGACTTGGTCTACCGCGATGGCAAGCTTGTCACGGCAGCCACGCGCGGTGATGGTCGTGTGGGCGAGGACATCACTGCCAATGCGCGCGTTATCCCCGATATCCCGCACGAGCTCACTGGCACGGATGAGTATCCGGTTCCCTCCCTGGTCGAGGTCCGCGGCGAGGTGTACATGCGCCCGGATGAGTTCGAGGAAATTAACGCTGCGCGCCGCGAAGACGGCAAGCCCACTTTTGCCAACCCCCGCAACGCGGCGGCAGGCGGGCTGCGCATGAAGGATCCGGAGGACGTCAAGAAGCGTCGGCTTCACATGGTCTGTCACGGTATCGGCGCACGCGAGAGGTTCCAGCCCACCTCGCAACACGATGCCTATAAGGCCCTCGAGGCTTGGGGCTTCCCGGTCTCTCCCTATACCCAGCGGGTTACCACCGCCAAGGAGGTTCAGGAGCGCGTGACTTACTGGGAGGAGCACCGCCACGACGCCTACTTTGAGATGGACGGTCTCGTCATCAAGGTCGATGATCTGGCCAGCCAGCGCGCCTTAGGCGCGACTTCACGCGCGCCGCGTTGGGCCATTGCCTACAAGTACCCGCCGGAGGAAGTGACCACCAAGCTGCTCAACATTGAGGTAGGTGTGGGACGTACCGGGCGCGTGACGCCTTTCGCCATCATGGAACCAGTCTTTGTCTCCGGCTCGACGGTCTCCATGGCCACCCTGCACAACCAATTCGAGGTCAAGAACAAGAACGTCCTCATCGGGGATACCATCATCATCCGCAAGGCTGGAGAGATCATCCCAGAGGTCTTGGGCCCCGTTCTGGACAAGCGCGATGGCAGCGAGACTGAATGGGTCTTCCCAGAGAATTGCCCTGCCTGTGGCACGAAGCTGGCACCGCAGAAGGAAGGCGACCAAGACTGGCGCTGCCCGAATACCCGCAGCTGTCCGGCGCAGCTCGCCGCACGCTTGGAGTACTTGGCCTCCCGCAAGGCACTCGACATTGGCGAGCTGGGGGAGAAGGCTGCTGCGGATCTGATTTCCTCCGGAGTGCTCGAGGATGAGGCGGACCTCTTCGATCTCGATGAACAAGCACTCCTCAAATCCTCGGTCTACACCACGCAGAAGGGCGCGCTCAATGCCTCCGGCAAGAAGCTGCTGGAGAACCTCAAGACGGCCCGCCAGGCTGAATTCTGGAGGGTGCTCGTCGCGCTGTCGATCCGCCACGTCGGCCCCATTGCGGCGCGTGCACTAGCCACCCGCTTTGGCTCCATGGAAGTGCTACGCGCGGCATCGGTAGAAGAGCTAGCGGATACCGATGGCGTGGGCACCATCATCGCGGAATCCTTCAAGCAGTGGTTCGAGGTGGACTGGCACGACAATATCGTGCAGAAGTGGACCGCTGCCGGGGTGACCATGGAGGAAGAATCCAGCGATAAGCCGGCGCAAACGCTTGAAGGCATCACCGTGGTGGTGACCGGTACCTTGGAGAACTTCACGCGCGATTCCGCCAAGGAGGCCATTATCACCCGCGGCGGAAAGGCATCCAGCTCGGTGTCGAAGAAGACGAACTACGTCGTGGTCGGGGAGAATGCCGGTTCCAAGGAACAGAAGGCCCGCGATCTGGGACTGACAATCCTGGACGAAGAGGGCTTCACCCGCCTGCTAGAAACGGGCGAGGCATGA